From the genome of Treponema denticola:
AAAAGTTTCCTAAAAATGTTAATAGCCGCGATGCCTCGTTGTATTCTTTTTGATTCGGTTTTACTGCCTTTAAAAGAGGTTCTGCATAAACTTTTAGTACTGCAAGTTCATAGTCGAGGGCTGTGTTAAAGGCAGCATCTGCATTTCCTTGGAAGGGGAAAATATATTTTGATTCTCCGCTTCTTACATCGCCCCACATTCCTATTGTTTTTGCTGCAGGACTTCCTCTAAATTGGGCATCCCGAACTATGCGCCTTATGAGCCTATTATCCGAGGTAGGAATACGGTTGTGGTCATCTAAGTTAAGCTGGGTTAGGGCCGAAAGGTAGACCTTAAACTTTAAGGAGTTATCTATTTTTGCTGTGAGCTTATCGTTGAGTGCATGTATTCCTTCCAGTATAAAGATGGTGTTTTTTTCCGGAGTGAACATCTTGCCTTCTGGTCTGCGGGCACTTGCCTTAAAATCGTACGAAGGCATTTCGACTGTTTCACCCTTAAAGAGGCGGATAAGTACATCGTTTAAAAGTTCAATATCTAAGGCTTCGACACATTCAAAGTCGGGTCTGCCGTCTTCTTTTTTCGGTGCTTTAGCAATACCCAGATAAAAATCGTCCAGGCTTATAACCTTGGGTATGTAACCCAAGACCTTAAGCTGCATTGAAAGTTTTTTAGCCGAGGTGGTTTTTCCTGAACTTGAAGGGCCGGCTATCAGGATAACCCTTGCGGTTTTTTTATCCGTTATCTGTTTTGCAATTTCTGCAAGTTTATTATTTTGAAGTATCTCGGTAATTTCTACATAGTCTTTGATTTTTCTTGATGTAATCAAATCGTTTAGCTGTCCGACGGAGGAAACGCCGACCAGTTTTCCCCATTGTTTATATTCCTTATAAATTTCAAAAAGATGCGGAAGGTCCTCAAATTCCGAAAGTTTTGTATGGGATGATGTTCTCGGAAAACGGAGCAAAAAGCCGTCTTGATAGGGCATTACATCAAAAACCTTGACTTCACCTATCCTATCCATTAGAGGCTGAAAATAAAGGTCTTCATAATTACCTAAGCGGTTTATTAAAATACGGGGTTTACTCGTATAGTTTAAAAGTCTATAGGTATCGGGCTGGTTCGAGTGTTCAAATTTTTCCAAGGCTTCTTCGTAGGAAAGCCAATGAGTATCAATAGGCATATCGTCAGCTACCATTTCATTCATTTTTTTCTTAATAGCTTGAAAGTCTGCCTTATCCGCTTTTTCCCCTTCGAGAGTATAATAATAACCGTAATCCAAGCTGTGCCCCATCAAAAGCCTTAAATCGGGATAAAGCTCCTTTGCTGCAGCAGCTAAAATCAGGCAGAGGGTTCTTCTGTAAAAGTTTGAGCCTTCACGGTCGGCTAATGTTACCGGTTCTATATTGGATTGTATATCGATGGTTTTGTTCAAAGGGACTACTAAGTTGTTTACCTTTATACCAACTATAGGAGCCGGGAGGGGAGGAAAATATTGTATAAGCTCGCGTGCCGATACCGGATGAACGAATTCTTTTTGAGTTCCGTCAGGAAAAGTTATTTTAAATGAAGCCATAAGATTCTCCTTTAAATTAAATTGTACTTTTTAATTATACCATATTTTTTATAAAAGTCCAGCTATTGACTGTTTTTTAAAAGACTGATATTCTTACGCTTTCTATTATTTTACATTTATAAGGATTTATTCTATGAAATTTATTAAAAATTTTACTCTTATGTTATGTTGTGTTTGTTTGTTTTTTATGTTTACATCCTGTAAGGATAAAAAAGCGGAAGCTGAAGTTTCTTCCGAGGCTGCCGATGAAAAGGAAAAAATTTCGGTAACCGAGGAAGAGGTCGGTTATGCCTTCGGCGTTATCATCGCACAAAGCGTAAAGCAAGACGGTATAAAGCTCAACCCCAAGCATATTTTAAAGGGTTATAATGAAGCAATGGCCAAGGATTTTAAGGAAACCGGTCTTTCTGATGCTCATATGGTTTTAAATAAGGCCTTTCAAATGGCTCAAATGGAAAAGGCCGCAAAATCTCTTGAAGAAGCTAATGCCTTTTTGGAAAAAAATAAGGCTAAAGAGGGTGTGATGGTTACCGAATCCGGCTTACAGTATGAAGTGCTTTCAAAGGGGAAAGATGATATTCACCCTAATGAAAACGATGAGGTTGAAGTAAATTATATCGGAAAACTTATAGACGAAACTGTTTTTGACGATTCATATAAAAACGGTTCAAGCGTAAAAATCCAATTATCAAGGGTTATTCCCGGCTGGAAAGAAGGCCTACAGTTGATGAGTTCCGGTGCAAAATACAGGTTCTATGTTCCGCCGGCATTGGCTTATGGAGAGCAGGGGATTGTTCAAGGCAGTGCCGTTATAATTCCCGGAAATGCGGTTTTGATTTTTGATGTTGAGCTTGTAGGTATTTCACCTAAAAACTAAAGACTGAAAAAAAAGAGTTTTGCTTAAATGCAAAACTCTTTTTTTATTTCCTGCTAATTTTTAGTCCTTTCTTTAAGCTTTGCCTTATTCCAAAATTCTTCCATCTTTTCCCCATTTTTAGGTAAAAGCTCAAGGCCGCTTTTTTTCATTTCAGTCTCGACAAAGCGGAACCGCCTTTCAAATTTTTTGTTTGCATGCATTAAAGCCATTTCGGGATCTATCTTTAAAAAGCGTGCAGCATTGACGGCAACAAAGAAGACATCTCCTATCTCGTCTTCCATCGCCGCCTCGGATCCTGATTTAACGGCTTCGGCAAATTCTGTCATCTCTTCTTCCATCTTTTCGATAAGGCCGCCGATTTCAGTCCATTCAAAACCGGCCTTTGCTGCCTTTTTTGAAATCTTTAAGGCCCTCAACATCGGCGGAAAATTTTTGGGGATGGAGTCTAAAATTGATTCGGCCTTAGGCCTTTCTATTTTTTCTTTTATGTTTTCCCATTGGTTTAAAACGGATTCGGGAGTTGAAGCTTTTTTATCGCTTTCAGGCCCTTCATAGCCTTCCGTTTCCCCGAAAACATGGGGATGCCGCCTTATCAGCTTTTCGGTAAGATTTTTCATAATATCGGCAGTCGAAAAAAGGCCTTCTTGTTCATACATATACGAAATCATCAGTACATTTAAAAGAATATCGCCGAGTTCTTCTTTTACATGTTCGGCATTTTGTCCGGTACTATGGTGTTCTTCTATTGCGTCAGCTGCCTCATAGGCTTCTTCCAAAAGGGACTTGCGCATACTCATAGGGGTTTGGGCTATATCCCATGGACAGCCTCCCGGCCCCCTTAATCTTTTGATTACATTAAAAAGAGCTTCAAAGCTCTCAATCAGTTGTGAATTTTCCATGTGTTGCATTATAGCAAAAAGATTCGATAATTGACAAGCTGTTTTCCTTATGCTAAAATATTAGTTATGATGGATTTTAGTAGAAAGTTGCCTATAGGCGTACAGAGTTTTAAAGTATTTCGTGATGATAATTATCTCTATGTTGATAAGACCGAATATGTTTATAAGTTAGCCTCGACAGGCCGTGTTTATTTTTTAAGCCGCCCCCGCAGATTCGGAAAGAGTCTTTTTCTTTCAACCCTTGAAGCGTACTTTTTAGGGCAAAAAGAATTGTTTAAAGGTTTAGCAATCGAAAAACTTGAAGAAGCCGAAAAGGGAAAAAGAGAAATTTGGCAGGAGTATCCAGTTTTTTACTTGGACTTTAATGTCGGAAAATATGACTGCATTGAAGCTTTGAATACCAATTTTAATGTATTTTTATCCGATTTGGAAGAAAAGTACGGCACATCTAAGGCAGAAGATAACTTTGCAAAACGCTTTGAAGGGCTTTTAAAACGAGCCTACGAAAAAACCGGAAAACAGGTTGTCGTTTTAATTGACGAGTATGATAAGCCTCTTTTATATTCCATGGATAATGAAGCCTTAAATGAAGAATATAGAGCTGTTCTAAAATCATTTTATTCGGTTTTAAAAAGTGCCGACCAATATATACGCTTGGCATTTTTAACCGGAGTTACTAAATTCAGTAAGGTTAGTATTTTCAGTGACTTAAATAACTTAAACGACATAAGCCTCACACCTCAATTTTCAGGTATCTGCGGAATAACTCATACGGAATTATTAAACACCTTTGAACCGGAAATAAAAGCCTTAGCCCAAGCTAACGAATTAAGCTATGAAGAGTGCATCAAAACCTTACAGCAAAAATATGATGGGTATTGTTTTTCGCCCGAAACGGAAAGAATGTACAATCCTTTCAGCTTGTTAAATGTCTTTTTTGGAAATCAATTTGACTATTATTGGTTTGCAACGGGAACGCCCACTTTTTTGGTAAAAGCCTTAAAAAAAGGAGACTACCATATTCCCGACTTAGACGGAAATGTAGAGATGACCTCTGCAGGTTTATCGGATTACAGGGCTGAAGCAGGTTCCGAAATACCCGTATTGTTTCAAGCAGGATATTTAACGATTAAGGGCTATGATAAACTCTTGCACCTTTATAGGTTGGGTTTCCCTAACGATGAAGTCAGGTACGGTTTTTTATATAATCTTTTTCCGAGTTATTGCAATGTAGTTTATGCGGATGGGCCTTTTTGCATAGCTCAGTTTTATAGGGATATAATTGCAGGAAGGTTAGAAGAGTTTATGCAAAGGTTAAAGTCGATAATGGCAAGCCTTCCCTACGACAATATAAAAAAGGATACCGATGAAAGCCTCGCATTGAGGGAGCATAATTTTCAAGTCTGCGTTTATTTGGTCTTTGCCCTTTTAGGACAGTTTATCGAGCTTGAGGTACCTGTCGCTAACGGAAGAACAGATGCCCTTATAAAAACCGAAACAGCTATTTATATTTTTGAGTTTAAACTAAAAGAAAGTGCTGAAGCCGCCTTAAAGCAAATCAAAGAAAAAAAATATGCCGAAAGGTACAAGGCCGAAAAGAAAAAGATAATGCTCATCGGTGTCAGCTTTGATCCGGAAGAAAAAACTGTAAAAGAATGGATTACGGAAGAAGCGTGAAAGGGTTTTATCGGTAAGCTATGCCCTCAAGCCGTAGCCAACACACAAATTGACTTCCCTATCGGAAACGATTCCAATTCCTTGACTTTTTTATTCTTTTTTTGTAATCTTACAAGTGTCAAAAATGCTTAAACATAATTCTTTTTTTATTTATCTCTT
Proteins encoded in this window:
- a CDS encoding nucleoside kinase; the encoded protein is MASFKITFPDGTQKEFVHPVSARELIQYFPPLPAPIVGIKVNNLVVPLNKTIDIQSNIEPVTLADREGSNFYRRTLCLILAAAAKELYPDLRLLMGHSLDYGYYYTLEGEKADKADFQAIKKKMNEMVADDMPIDTHWLSYEEALEKFEHSNQPDTYRLLNYTSKPRILINRLGNYEDLYFQPLMDRIGEVKVFDVMPYQDGFLLRFPRTSSHTKLSEFEDLPHLFEIYKEYKQWGKLVGVSSVGQLNDLITSRKIKDYVEITEILQNNKLAEIAKQITDKKTARVILIAGPSSSGKTTSAKKLSMQLKVLGYIPKVISLDDFYLGIAKAPKKEDGRPDFECVEALDIELLNDVLIRLFKGETVEMPSYDFKASARRPEGKMFTPEKNTIFILEGIHALNDKLTAKIDNSLKFKVYLSALTQLNLDDHNRIPTSDNRLIRRIVRDAQFRGSPAAKTIGMWGDVRSGESKYIFPFQGNADAAFNTALDYELAVLKVYAEPLLKAVKPNQKEYNEASRLLTFLGNFLPLPASFVHGQSILREFIGDSAFSYS
- a CDS encoding FKBP-type peptidyl-prolyl cis-trans isomerase is translated as MKFIKNFTLMLCCVCLFFMFTSCKDKKAEAEVSSEAADEKEKISVTEEEVGYAFGVIIAQSVKQDGIKLNPKHILKGYNEAMAKDFKETGLSDAHMVLNKAFQMAQMEKAAKSLEEANAFLEKNKAKEGVMVTESGLQYEVLSKGKDDIHPNENDEVEVNYIGKLIDETVFDDSYKNGSSVKIQLSRVIPGWKEGLQLMSSGAKYRFYVPPALAYGEQGIVQGSAVIIPGNAVLIFDVELVGISPKN
- the mazG gene encoding nucleoside triphosphate pyrophosphohydrolase, with product MENSQLIESFEALFNVIKRLRGPGGCPWDIAQTPMSMRKSLLEEAYEAADAIEEHHSTGQNAEHVKEELGDILLNVLMISYMYEQEGLFSTADIMKNLTEKLIRRHPHVFGETEGYEGPESDKKASTPESVLNQWENIKEKIERPKAESILDSIPKNFPPMLRALKISKKAAKAGFEWTEIGGLIEKMEEEMTEFAEAVKSGSEAAMEDEIGDVFFVAVNAARFLKIDPEMALMHANKKFERRFRFVETEMKKSGLELLPKNGEKMEEFWNKAKLKERTKN
- a CDS encoding ATP-binding protein; amino-acid sequence: MDFSRKLPIGVQSFKVFRDDNYLYVDKTEYVYKLASTGRVYFLSRPRRFGKSLFLSTLEAYFLGQKELFKGLAIEKLEEAEKGKREIWQEYPVFYLDFNVGKYDCIEALNTNFNVFLSDLEEKYGTSKAEDNFAKRFEGLLKRAYEKTGKQVVVLIDEYDKPLLYSMDNEALNEEYRAVLKSFYSVLKSADQYIRLAFLTGVTKFSKVSIFSDLNNLNDISLTPQFSGICGITHTELLNTFEPEIKALAQANELSYEECIKTLQQKYDGYCFSPETERMYNPFSLLNVFFGNQFDYYWFATGTPTFLVKALKKGDYHIPDLDGNVEMTSAGLSDYRAEAGSEIPVLFQAGYLTIKGYDKLLHLYRLGFPNDEVRYGFLYNLFPSYCNVVYADGPFCIAQFYRDIIAGRLEEFMQRLKSIMASLPYDNIKKDTDESLALREHNFQVCVYLVFALLGQFIELEVPVANGRTDALIKTETAIYIFEFKLKESAEAALKQIKEKKYAERYKAEKKKIMLIGVSFDPEEKTVKEWITEEA